The sequence CATGTTTACATTATTTGCATTGGTTGCACGGTTTAAGGTCTGTAGGACAAATATAGTGGATTTGTCCTGCAACAATCCAACATTATTGAAACTGATCTGTGAGGACACCAGAGTGAACAACTACTATGGGATAGTGAGTATGATTGTGATTATGGTAATACCACTGGTAGTGATATTATTCACATATGCACAGATCTTGCGCACATGTGTTATGACTAATCATACGGATGCTCGGAGGAAAGCCATTCAGACCTGTGGTACacatttgattgttttcttaATCTTACAAATCAATACTGCCTGTACACTGATTTCTCATCGCATTGAAGGTACATCCCCATACATAAGAAGGGCTCTCGGTGtatcagttttaatatttcccccttttttggaCCCTATTATATATGGACTGAAAACTGCAGAACTGAGGCAGAGCATATTAATATTCCTGAAAAGACATCTTTGTTCAACCAAATAATAACCTGTTTCTGATTGTGATTTGTCTTGATTAGAGGAATCATGCCCAAGACACACCTGCACTG comes from Plectropomus leopardus isolate mb unplaced genomic scaffold, YSFRI_Pleo_2.0 unplaced_scaffold15004, whole genome shotgun sequence and encodes:
- the LOC121964284 gene encoding olfactory receptor 52B2-like, giving the protein ISHPACISQGFFIHFYGSGNLLILTAMAYDRYIAICCPLRYNTIMSQNNLIKIITVIWLLNFSIMFTLFALVARFKVCRTNIVDLSCNNPTLLKLICEDTRVNNYYGIVSMIVIMVIPLVVILFTYAQILRTCVMTNHTDARRKAIQTCGTHLIVFLILQINTACTLISHRIEGTSPYIRRALGVSVLIFPPFLDPIIYGLKTAELRQSILIFLKRHLCSTK